GAAGAGCCCCGGCTGGCGCCGAACCTGGAGCCGGTGATGGTGACCACGGTTCCCGCTGACCCCGAAGTGGGGTTGATAGCGGCGATGGAGGGCGCGTTGGCGCTGCCCTTGAAGCGGTTATAGGCCACGTTGAGCAGGCTGACGAACTCGACCGTGGCCTTCTGGTTGCCCACGTAGTTAGGGTGGTCGTCGCCGCTTGGATAGGCCAGGGTGTTGCCTCCCCCATCCGTCTTGTGCTGGACGGCGCCGTTCCACCAGCGGTGGTGGTTGCCGGTCTCCCACCCCAGGTCGCTGGCGTAGGAGCCGCCGCCGTTGCTGGTGAGCACGTTGTAGAAGTCGAAGACGAAGACATTGTCCAGCGAGTATCCGACCAGCCAGTCGTTGACCAGCCAGTCGTTGAAGGCGCGGGCGTTGGACGCGTAGGTGGCGTCTCGCAGCGGCGGTGCGGTGATGACGACGAAGAGCTTGTCCGGCCGGCTTCTGAAGTACTCGAGGATATCGATGTAGATGCCCTTGGCGTTGGCCACCGTTAGCGGGGAGGAGTTGCCCGCCAGCGGGTTGCTCGTTATGGGCGGAACGGGGTCGGAAGGGCTGCCACCCATGGCCGAGTTGGGGTAGCAGGACTTGAACATGACGATCTCGTTCTCCCCCCCGGGGTCCGTGGCGAGGCGCGAATAGGAACTGTTCTGGCCGCTTTCGGCGTACAGGGCGGCCATATAGGCGGGACTGGACGGCCCCCGGAACCAGGACCACCAGTGGCCGATGTCGGTGCTGGACCCGATGGCATCCGGCCCCCAGCCGTAATTTGTGTCGCTCACGAAAAAGTTGTTGTCCCGCAGGGCGGAGCCCAGGTTGCCGTTACCGTCCTCCAGCCAGTTCTGCCCGCAGGAGTGGTGGATAAATATGAGCTTGACCGGGCTTGCCGGGGGACTGGGGCTGTCGGCGGCCACGGTGAACCCCCCCTGGTCGCCCTCGGTGGGGCCGGCGGCCGCGAGGGACGCCGGCACTCCGGCCACCAGCAGGAGCACCGCGGACAACACCAGGACGAACACCGGGAACAGATTGCGCCTACCACGGGACATGGCTCCACCTTTCTACTCTCGCAGCGTCTATCTATCTTCCGACACCGTCCCCCTCCAGGTATAACGCCGCGCGCACGGCAGGATTTCAAGGGGATGGGGCATCCCCTTCGCGGGAGGCCCCTGAAGCCGTCCGGGGCTGGGGCCGGGGTTTCCACCGCGCGAGGCCGTCAGGGACGGGGCAACCGAAAAATCCCAGGCGCTGTAAATCTGACTTGAATTAAGCACCGGGCCTCATATATAAAGAGACTGGAGGGGCCACATAAACATATCTACCCTTAATCCCTGCTCCGACCGCAGTGTCCCGCCGCGGGGCAAGCATTCCTCTCGTTTACGGTAAGGGGCACAGCCCAAGAGGTCCATCGCGCATCGATACAGGAGGGGTGACCATGGAGGAGAAGCTCTGGCACAAGTCCTATGCCGAGGGAGTACCGTGGAGCATCGATTACGAGAAGCTCACGGTATCCGGAGGCCTCGCCCGCTCGGCGAGGGAGTTCCCTGACCAGGTGGCCTTGAACTATATGGGCAAAAAATACACCTACAAGCAACTGGACGCCATGGTCAACCGCTTCGCCCGGGCCCTTATGGCCCTGGGCGTGAAAGAGGGGGACAAGGTGGCGACCATCATGCCCAATATCCCACAGATGATCATCGCCAACATGGCCGCCTTCCGCATCGGGGCGGTGGTAGTGCTCAACAACCCGCTCTACACCGAGCGTGAGCTGAAGTACCAGTTGGACGACTCGGACTCCAAGGTGGCTATAACCCTCACCCTGCTCGTCCCCCGTATCGAAAAGATCATGCCCGAGACCAAGGTGGAGAAGATCATCGGCTGCCAGATCAACACCTACCTCGGCTTCCCCAAGAAGCAGCTCTTCCCGTTGGTGCGCAAGGCCATGTACAGGAAGATCGAGCCCACGGACGTGGTGATGCGCTTCGAGGACCTTATCAAACAGCATCCCGCCGACCCCGTCGAGGAGAAAGGCAAGTGGGAAGAACTCTCCACCATCATCTACACCGGCGGTACCACCGGGGTGAGCAAGGGAGTCATGCTCAGCCACGCGAACATCAGCTGCAACGTGCAGCAGTTCGCCGCCTGGTTTCCGGACCTCGACCGCGGCGGAATATCGCTGGTGGGGACCTTTCCCGTCTTCCATGCCGCCGGCTTCACCGCCTGCCAGAACTTCTTCTGCTGGCAGGCGTGGGAACACTGCATGATCCCCCGGCCCGACCCCGCTGGCGTCATCGAGATTCTCAAGCGCGACAAGCCCGACTACCTCCCCGGCGTCCCCACCATTTTCGTGGGCCTGCTGGCCGAGCCGGAATTCAGGGAGATGGACCTCTCCTTCATCAAGGGCTTCTTCTCCGGCGCCGCCCCCCTGGCGGCTGACACCATCCGGGACCTGAAGGAGCTCACCGGCGCCACCATCCTCGAGGTATATGGCCAGACCGAGACCTCACCCGTGGCTACCGTCACCCCCTGGGGCGGCGTGATCAAGCCCGGCACCGTGGGTATCCCCGTCTCCGATACCGACATCAAGATCGTGGACATAGAAACGGGCGAGGAGGAACTGCGCCAGGGCGAGGTCGGGGAGATCATCATCCACGGCCCCCAGAACATGATGGGCTACTACAAGAAACCGGAGGAGACGGCCCAGGCCTTGAGAAACGGATGGGTATACACGGGGGACATCGGCTTTTTCGACGCCGACGGCTACCTCTCCGTGGTGGACCGCAAGAAGGACATGATAATCGCCGGCGGCTACAACATCTACCCCGTCGAGATCGACAACGTGCTCTTCGACCACCCCAAGATCCTGGAGGCGTGCGCCGTCGGCGTGCCGGACGAATACCGCGGCGAGAGCCTGAAGGCCTTCATCGTCACCAAGGAGGGCGAGACCCTCAGCGAGGAGGAGGTCCTGGCCTACTGCCGGGAGACCCTGGCCCCCTACAAGATCCCCAGGAGCGTCGAGTTCGTGAGCGAGCTGCCCAAGAGCGTGGTGGGCAAGATCCTCCGCCGCGAACTGCGCGACCAGGAGATCAGTAAAGCCGGGGAATAGCTGCATGACCCGGGAGTCCGATCGCCCTCGCGGCGGGCAGGGACATGGTTGACGAGCTCTCTGTGCATCAGGCGCGTTTTCTCAGGACGGGCGGGCAACTCCTGCGAGAATCCGGCGATACGGTTTTCCTGCCCGCGGCCGTAAGATCCTTGGTGGGGATAAACGCGCAGCGGACGTCGGCCATGTTCCTTGCGTTGCGAGCAAGGCTGGAAGGCGTTCAGAAAAGGGCGATCGAAGAGGCCATCAACCTGGACAGAAGCCTGGTGCGCACCTGGGCGATGCGGGGGACGATCCACCTCCTGGCCGCCGACGACGTGGAGTGGCTGGTTTCCACCCTTGCCCCGACCCTGATCGCAAAAGGCAGCCGGAGGATGGCCGAGCTCGGACTCGACGAGAGCCTCGCAGAATCAGGGGTGGATAAGATCCGCGCGGCCTTGAGGGTGCGGGCGGAGC
This window of the Actinomycetota bacterium genome carries:
- a CDS encoding long-chain fatty acid--CoA ligase, with the protein product MEEKLWHKSYAEGVPWSIDYEKLTVSGGLARSAREFPDQVALNYMGKKYTYKQLDAMVNRFARALMALGVKEGDKVATIMPNIPQMIIANMAAFRIGAVVVLNNPLYTERELKYQLDDSDSKVAITLTLLVPRIEKIMPETKVEKIIGCQINTYLGFPKKQLFPLVRKAMYRKIEPTDVVMRFEDLIKQHPADPVEEKGKWEELSTIIYTGGTTGVSKGVMLSHANISCNVQQFAAWFPDLDRGGISLVGTFPVFHAAGFTACQNFFCWQAWEHCMIPRPDPAGVIEILKRDKPDYLPGVPTIFVGLLAEPEFREMDLSFIKGFFSGAAPLAADTIRDLKELTGATILEVYGQTETSPVATVTPWGGVIKPGTVGIPVSDTDIKIVDIETGEEELRQGEVGEIIIHGPQNMMGYYKKPEETAQALRNGWVYTGDIGFFDADGYLSVVDRKKDMIIAGGYNIYPVEIDNVLFDHPKILEACAVGVPDEYRGESLKAFIVTKEGETLSEEEVLAYCRETLAPYKIPRSVEFVSELPKSVVGKILRRELRDQEISKAGE